A DNA window from Paenibacillus andongensis contains the following coding sequences:
- a CDS encoding NAD(P)-dependent oxidoreductase produces the protein MHILILGSTGRVGRRIMEKALADGHEVTALVRSLEKLTGIHSKGLTVLQGDARNGEDLQAALRGAELVISCLGTDGGTVLTEFTPLLIEAMKTHGVSRIVTVGTAGILQSREHPGLLRYEAPNSRRSSTRAAEEHRKAWEQLAASGLSWTVVCPTYLPDGEPQGQYRVERDYLPDGGMSISVGDTAAFTYRVALDGEYVGCRVGIAY, from the coding sequence GTGCATATTCTCATACTAGGATCCACAGGTAGAGTAGGAAGAAGAATTATGGAAAAAGCACTAGCAGACGGACACGAAGTCACTGCACTTGTTCGAAGCCTAGAGAAGCTCACAGGGATTCACTCCAAAGGCTTAACCGTTCTTCAAGGGGACGCTCGGAACGGAGAAGATCTACAGGCTGCCCTTCGCGGGGCGGAGCTGGTCATAAGCTGCCTCGGCACCGATGGCGGCACGGTGTTGACTGAGTTTACGCCTCTACTCATAGAGGCTATGAAGACACACGGCGTGAGCCGAATCGTCACTGTCGGCACAGCCGGCATTCTGCAAAGCAGAGAGCATCCCGGCTTGCTGCGCTATGAGGCGCCGAACTCTCGGCGCTCTTCAACAAGAGCTGCCGAAGAGCATCGCAAAGCGTGGGAGCAGCTCGCTGCCTCGGGCTTAAGTTGGACAGTTGTCTGTCCAACTTATTTGCCCGACGGCGAGCCACAGGGGCAGTACCGCGTCGAACGGGACTATTTGCCCGACGGCGGAATGTCCATCTCCGTGGGCGACACCGCGGCCTTCACCTACCGAGTCGCTCTCGATGGAGAGTATGTGGGCTGTCGTGTGGGGATTGCTTATTAG
- a CDS encoding S1 family peptidase, giving the protein MATFYEALRQNDRLFPLLRRPGINGTGVGYADPDKPARGAAIIVYTSKNAAITEISKSIGKMIGASIPVRFITAGPFKPHATAAPKKMKRHMKAPIKRIRPTLFRSRIRPIPGGTSIGRENSGTGTCGLIVIRNGQFFILSNNHVLIRANRFGANIIQPGAIDGGRAVTDRVGTPVQFVPFNLTGPNFMDAAIAQPFSNSLLNPRYLVSSTGQLIVPQGHLLSYSVGDRFFKSGRTTGLVFGTVESIGMQFNVGPYRELGNATLQFRNQTLITAPNNISLPGDSGSVWMSGRFAAALNFAGSGTRSISTPIASVLNTFGLRVAIPAGTGGFKAGRATGAAPKGNYAYVRPLSAEMLKQLRVVRATSPK; this is encoded by the coding sequence ATGGCGACTTTCTATGAGGCTTTGAGGCAAAATGATAGACTTTTCCCCTTGTTGCGGCGGCCTGGGATTAATGGTACCGGTGTCGGGTATGCGGACCCTGATAAGCCCGCTCGTGGTGCGGCTATTATCGTGTACACGAGTAAAAATGCTGCCATTACAGAAATCAGTAAAAGTATCGGAAAGATGATTGGAGCAAGCATTCCTGTTCGCTTTATTACAGCCGGACCCTTCAAACCACATGCGACAGCAGCTCCGAAAAAGATGAAACGGCATATGAAAGCGCCGATAAAAAGAATACGCCCGACACTTTTTCGCAGCAGGATTCGCCCGATTCCAGGAGGAACCAGCATCGGCAGAGAGAATTCCGGTACAGGGACATGCGGTCTCATCGTAATTAGGAATGGCCAATTTTTTATTTTGAGCAACAACCACGTTCTTATCAGAGCGAACAGATTCGGCGCTAACATTATTCAACCGGGGGCTATAGATGGAGGTCGGGCCGTAACAGATCGGGTGGGCACGCCAGTGCAGTTTGTTCCCTTTAATTTAACGGGTCCTAACTTCATGGATGCCGCAATAGCGCAGCCTTTTTCCAACAGTTTACTGAATCCGAGATACTTGGTCAGCTCAACGGGCCAATTGATTGTTCCACAAGGTCATTTGCTAAGTTACAGTGTCGGTGACCGTTTTTTTAAATCAGGGCGTACAACCGGTCTTGTTTTTGGTACTGTCGAAAGTATTGGTATGCAATTTAATGTGGGGCCTTACCGTGAGCTTGGCAATGCCACTTTACAGTTCCGCAATCAGACTTTGATTACAGCACCGAATAACATATCTTTGCCGGGCGATTCAGGCTCTGTCTGGATGAGTGGGCGGTTTGCGGCTGCTTTGAACTTTGCGGGCAGCGGTACTCGTTCTATTAGTACGCCAATTGCAAGCGTTTTGAATACGTTTGGTTTGCGGGTAGCCATTCCTGCAGGAACTGGAGGTTTCAAGGCAGGTAGGGCTACAGGGGCTGCTCCAAAGGGGAATTATGCCTATGTTCGACCTTTATCGGCAGAGATGCTAAAGCAACTGCGTGTCGTTCGCGCCACATCACCGAAATAG
- the rluF gene encoding 23S rRNA pseudouridine(2604) synthase RluF — MRINKFISETGVCSRREADKWVEAKRVTINGEVAGLGSVVGPGDEVRIDGRPIGEKKEHVYIALNKPVGITSTTEAHIKGNIVDFVGHSERIFPIGRLDKDSEGLILLTNNGDIVNQILRAENNHDKEYIVTVNRSITPMFLQGMGSGVRILGTMTKPCEIYQVGDRVFRIILTQGLNRQIRRMCEAFGYRVVRLQRVRIMHIHLGNLKVGKWRNLTQGEMQDLMHTLSKENTQSRK; from the coding sequence ATGAGAATTAATAAATTTATTAGCGAAACCGGTGTTTGCTCCAGACGGGAAGCGGACAAGTGGGTAGAAGCGAAACGCGTAACGATTAATGGTGAGGTTGCCGGACTGGGGAGCGTCGTTGGCCCTGGGGATGAGGTTCGGATTGATGGTCGACCGATTGGTGAGAAGAAGGAACATGTTTATATTGCACTCAACAAGCCTGTAGGGATTACAAGTACAACCGAAGCGCATATCAAAGGCAACATTGTTGATTTCGTCGGGCATTCGGAGCGTATTTTCCCGATCGGCAGACTGGATAAAGATTCCGAAGGGCTTATCCTTCTGACCAATAACGGAGATATTGTAAACCAGATTCTGCGAGCGGAGAACAACCATGATAAAGAATACATCGTGACGGTGAACCGATCGATTACACCGATGTTTTTGCAAGGAATGGGGAGCGGGGTCCGCATTCTGGGGACGATGACGAAGCCATGTGAGATTTACCAAGTGGGCGACCGCGTTTTCCGAATCATTCTTACGCAAGGGCTTAACCGGCAAATCCGACGGATGTGCGAAGCGTTTGGGTATCGAGTAGTGCGTCTACAGAGGGTTCGGATCATGCATATCCATCTGGGCAATTTAAAAGTGGGTAAATGGCGGAATTTGACGCAAGGTGAAATGCAAGATTTAATGCATACACTTAGCAAAGAGAACACCCAATCAAGAAAATAA